In the Acropora muricata isolate sample 2 chromosome 10, ASM3666990v1, whole genome shotgun sequence genome, one interval contains:
- the LOC136931047 gene encoding ubiquitin-associated protein 1-like, whose protein sequence is MATFQKTFRKSGSHHAEFQSLQGVQVKIGEKYRPPRKVTLPVGWQQKDPSIALGLFYDSSLERDVISKVEALKASKQKQLESASDESKGANESEESLVTPSTSNSIFSNVGSEILQPVVACGTGHKKKDSFGGKGKNAFDISDFEGDTSTPFELVELQTINDMDELKNVLQSNAAVTAATDNPSTCNGGNTSDVSEANSSGSSANLSTNSGASSTENSLVNISGLTLAERTLAPVSAFPNVNLTSSNPAAESGALLVNFEQPQTSVATPAVAAVSNLSTSPAQNNPLSNVSPNPENRPFSRGAPLPPIGQTVISEPQQTQVLGSLPAVPKIPPRSSKSGLPVSGRVGSFPNTVNPSQESLKSIHKEEVERQTRQESSPSYMMWNLPRSSDHQNGTGCYPSPLPPIGMSSEESYNKQSCQSSLPDPWPVLNDIEKEFAQKFVSMGFPTPRVARAVQRLGTTDRKVIEFLMDVEELSGNGTYSPDSVEVALVFNPEKEKAVEFLKLVETFKEYGFKEDSIHECLQATGNDREKTLDYLMSLPSA, encoded by the exons ATGGCTACGTTTCAAAAGACATTTAGAAAAAGTGGGAGTC ATCATGCCGAGTTTCAGTCTCTGCAAGGAGTACAAGTTAAAATTGGAGAGAAGTACAGGCCACCAAGAAAG GTGACATTGCCTGTTGGATGGCAGCAAAAAGATCCTTCAATTGCTCTTGGCTTATTT tatgaTTCCAGCCTTGAAAGAGATGTTATTTCAAAAGTTGAGGCATTGAAAGCTTCTAAGCAGAAACAATTGGAAAGTGCTTCAGATGAGTCAAAAGGTGCAAATGAATCTGAGGAATCATTGGTTACTCCTTCGACGTCAAACTCAATATTTTCAAATGTTGGATCTGAAATCCTTCAACCAGTTGTTGCATGTGGTACAGGCCATAAGAAAAAAGATAGCTTTGGAGGAAAAGGCAAAAATGCGTTTGATATTTCAGACTTTGAAGGCGATACATCCACACCTTTTGAACTGGTGGAGTTACAAACAATAAATGATATGGATGAACTCAAGAATGTCCTTCAGTCAAATGCTGCAGTGACAGCTGCAACGGATAATCCATCCACCTGCAATGGTGGTAATACCTCAGATGTTTCTGAAGCAAACTCCAGTGGAAGCAGTGCAAATCTTTCCACAAATAGTGGTGCGTCTTCCACAGAGAATTCATTAGTGAATATTTCGGGCTTAACTCTGGCAGAAAGAACATTGGCACCTGTCAGTGCATTTCCAAATGTGAACTTGACTTCATCCAATCCTGCCGCAGAGTCAGGTGCATTGCTTGTCAATTTTGAACAACCGCAAACATCTGTGGCAACTCCTGCAGTTGCTGCAGTTAGTAATCTTTCAACTAGTCCTGCCCAAAATAATCCTTTAAGTAATGTAAGCCCAAATCCagagaatagacctttttccaGAGGGGCACCATTGCCACCAATTGGGCAAACTGTAATATCTGAGCCTCAGCAGACCCAAGTACTTGGTTCTTTACCAGCAGTTCCCAAAATCCCACCACGTTCTAGTAAAAGTGGGTTGCCTGTATCTGGAAGAGTTGGTAGTTTTCCTAACACAGTTAACCCCAGTCAAGAATCACTCAAAAGTATACATAAGGAGGAAGTTGAACGACAAACTAGGCAAGAAAGTTCGCCATCATACATGATGTGGAATTTGCCAAGATCTTCAGACCATCAG AATGGCACAGGATGTTATCCTTCTCCTTTACCACCCATTGGAATGTCGAGTGAAGAAAGTTATAACAAGCAGTCGTGTCAGTCTTCGCTCCCAGATCCTTGGCCAGTACTGAATGATATAGAAAAGGAATTTGCTCAGAAATTTGTGAGCATGGGCTTTCCAACTCCTCGTGTAGCTAGGGCTGTGCAGAGACTTGGCACAACAGATAGAAAG GTCATTGAATTTCTAATGGATGTGGAAGAATTATCAGGAAATGGAACCTATTCCCCTGATTCTGTAGAAGTTGCTCTTGTATTTAAtccagaaaaagaaaag GCAGTGGAATTCCTTAAGCTGGTGGAGACATTTAAAGAGTATGGATTTAAGGAAGACAGTATTCATGAGTGTCTGCAAGCAACTGGTAATGACAGGGAAAAGACCCTGGATTATCTGATGAGTCTGCCTTCAGCTTAG